One stretch of Brevibacillus laterosporus DNA includes these proteins:
- a CDS encoding PspA/IM30 family protein, translating to MSIFKRLRDVTVASVNNAIDSMEDPVVMLTQYMRDMEAEIGRVEIAVARQVAQEKKFRQQYEEANTLAGKRERQVMLALSEGEDELARRALLDQKTYESRAVELKELLDSSSHAAQQMREKLAELKEEFYKMRAKKYMLMSRAQVARTQKQVNSYVTGMGVENAARGFHRMEEKVMQMEAEASMSGMYEDSEYHRSLKNLDKKDELDNELAKLKEKLAGKSVENREEVESAIKN from the coding sequence ATGAGTATTTTTAAAAGACTGCGTGATGTAACGGTGGCTTCAGTAAATAATGCGATTGATTCCATGGAAGATCCGGTAGTAATGCTTACTCAATACATGCGTGATATGGAAGCTGAGATTGGTCGAGTAGAAATTGCGGTTGCTCGCCAAGTGGCGCAAGAGAAGAAGTTCCGTCAACAATATGAAGAGGCTAATACTCTAGCAGGTAAACGTGAACGTCAAGTGATGCTTGCTTTATCTGAAGGCGAAGACGAATTGGCAAGACGCGCCCTATTGGATCAAAAAACATATGAATCACGTGCGGTTGAATTAAAAGAACTATTAGATTCATCCAGTCATGCCGCTCAACAAATGCGTGAGAAATTGGCTGAGCTAAAAGAAGAGTTTTATAAAATGCGTGCTAAAAAATACATGTTAATGTCCCGAGCTCAAGTCGCTCGTACACAAAAACAAGTCAATTCTTATGTAACAGGCATGGGTGTTGAAAACGCAGCTCGCGGTTTCCATCGCATGGAGGAAAAAGTGATGCAAATGGAAGCAGAAGCAAGCATGAGCGGCATGTATGAGGATTCTGAATACCATCGTTCATTGAAAAATCTGGATAAAAAAGATGAATTAGATAATGAATTAGCAAAATTAAAGGAGAAACTGGCAGGAAAATCTGTTGAAAATAGGGAAGAAGTAGAGTCAGCAATAAAGAACTAG
- a CDS encoding DNA-binding response regulator produces the protein MKDHIFVVDDNQEIVDLLQDILENEGFDVSHANNGEEALAKLDSGLSPNLILLDIMMPQMSGYELCAQIRREREMPIIFLSAKGKPVDKVVGLEIGADDYITKPFDTEELLARIRAHLRRYDRLRKLTAHTEQLDKEAGNSPLTILKFKGLEIHKETYSVYVGENKIDLSTKEFQLLTFLAENPGIVFTREQIYDRVWGYGYGSLNTVTVHIKNLREKLEIERTFIKTQWGTGYVFIGERI, from the coding sequence TTGAAAGATCATATTTTTGTTGTGGACGACAACCAAGAGATTGTCGATCTGCTCCAAGACATCCTTGAGAATGAAGGTTTTGACGTTTCTCATGCTAATAACGGAGAAGAAGCACTTGCAAAACTAGACAGCGGGTTAAGCCCAAATCTCATTCTACTTGATATTATGATGCCACAAATGAGTGGCTATGAACTCTGTGCCCAAATTCGTCGCGAACGGGAAATGCCTATCATTTTCCTCAGTGCAAAAGGCAAACCAGTTGATAAAGTTGTAGGATTAGAGATTGGTGCTGATGATTATATCACCAAGCCTTTTGATACAGAAGAATTACTGGCTCGCATCCGCGCACACCTACGTCGCTATGATCGGTTGCGAAAATTAACTGCTCACACTGAACAACTAGATAAGGAAGCAGGAAATTCACCTCTTACTATCTTAAAATTTAAAGGCCTGGAAATTCATAAGGAAACCTACTCTGTTTATGTAGGTGAAAATAAAATTGATTTGTCCACAAAAGAATTTCAATTATTAACCTTCCTAGCAGAGAATCCAGGGATTGTTTTTACCCGAGAACAAATCTATGATCGCGTATGGGGCTATGGTTATGGCTCGCTTAATACTGTTACGGTACATATTAAGAACCTACGTGAAAAACTAGAAATAGAACGCACATTTATTAAGACGCAATGGGGAACTGGTTACGTCTTTATTGGGGAGCGTATCTAA
- a CDS encoding NlpC/P60 family protein, with protein sequence MRKFVCSILMTALLAVGGGSVFASSNSLGDTINSLYGVPYKAAGKSTSGFDCSGFTGYVFSSLGTKLPASSASQFDMGESVDREDLKPGDLVFFNTNGTNISHVGIYIGNNMFAHSETGIGVTKTSLDDPYYWSKRYVGAKRVAIADLED encoded by the coding sequence TTGCGTAAGTTTGTGTGTTCCATACTAATGACTGCATTACTAGCCGTGGGTGGAGGTTCTGTATTCGCATCTTCCAACTCACTAGGCGACACTATCAATTCTTTGTATGGCGTACCTTACAAAGCAGCCGGTAAATCTACTTCCGGTTTTGATTGTTCCGGTTTTACCGGGTACGTGTTTAGTTCCTTAGGAACAAAACTTCCAGCTTCTTCTGCTTCTCAGTTTGATATGGGCGAGTCAGTAGATCGAGAAGACCTAAAGCCAGGTGATTTGGTGTTTTTTAACACGAATGGTACAAACATTTCTCACGTAGGCATCTATATTGGAAACAATATGTTCGCTCACTCCGAAACAGGAATTGGGGTAACGAAGACAAGCCTAGACGATCCCTACTATTGGAGCAAGAGATACGTAGGTGCTAAACGTGTAGCAATCGCAGACCTGGAAGACTAA